A stretch of the Papaver somniferum cultivar HN1 chromosome 6, ASM357369v1, whole genome shotgun sequence genome encodes the following:
- the LOC113290191 gene encoding uncharacterized protein LOC113290191, translating into MILSGFPRFIRFRVSPLSQNLKQPKNNLQTLSHSTYHHGIVSCLSTIPSKPISSSQLQIPMFLREPIYSATVSDLEKWKNWAKTLVYSVGSKFLEIDNGPEVNTLCREIQWLIEDVVVEEQRVSTEEKVVKLRTEMDQLYFLWKQRIEMRRPFQYIVGCEHWRDLILCVQEGVLIPRPETEKIVELVQEVVAKDNGLSEGLWADLGTGSGALAIAIVKVLGTQGNVIATDLSPIAASVAEFNVKRYDLQDKVEIRQGSWLEPLEDLKGKLAGFISNPPYIPSDQIFGLQAEVGKHEPRLALDGGENGMDDLLHLCEGATSMLKPGGFFAFETNGEKQSKFLVNFMMNHPESIFQDVRIVADFAGIERFVTGFCQ; encoded by the exons ATGATTCTAAGTGGATTTCCAAGGTTTATCCGGTTTAGAGTCTCACCATTATCTCAGAATTTGAAACAACCCAAGAATAATCTTCAAACTCTTTCTCATTCAACTTATCACCATGGAATTGTTTCATGTTTATCTACAATTCCATCGAAACCCATATCTTCAAGCCAGCTTCAAATTCCGATGTTTTTAAGAGAACCCATTTACTCTGCAACTGTATCAGACTTGGAGAAATGGAAGAATTgggcaaaaaccctagtttattcAGTTGGGTCTAAGTTCTTGGAAATTGATAATGGACCTGAAGTTAATACCTTGTGTAGAGAAATTCAATGGTTAATAGAAGATGTGGTAGTTGAAGAGCAAAGGGTTTCAACTGAAGAGAAAGTTGTCAAGTTAAGAACTGAAATGGATCAGCTTTACTTTCTATGGAAACAGAGGATTGAAATGAGAAGACCTTTTCAATACATAGTGGGGTGTGAGCATTGGAGGGATTTGATTTTGTGTGTTCAAGAAGGGGTTTTGATTCCAAGACCTGAGACTGAAAAGATTGTGGAGTTGGTTCAGGAAGTGGTTGCAAAAGATAATGGTTTAAGTGAGGGTTTGTGGGCTGATTTAGGAACTGGTAGTGGTGCACTTGCTATTGCAATTGTGAAGGTTTTGGGGACTCAGGGAAACGTCATTGCGACGGATTTGAGTCCAATTGCTGCATCTGTAGCTGAATTCAATGTCAAGAGGTACGATTTGCAG GATAAAGTTGAGATAAGGCAAGGATCTTGGTTAGAACCACTGGAGGATCTTAAAGGAAAACTTGCAGGCTTTATTAGTAACCCGCCATACATACCAAGTGACCAAATTTTTGGGCTTCAAGCTGAAGTAGGTAAACACGAACCAAGACTTGCACTAGATGGGGGTGAAAATGGCATGGATGATCTTCTTCATCTCTGTGAAGGAGCTACTTCCATGTTGAAGCCTGGTGGGTTTTTTGCTTTCGAG ACAAATGGTGAAAAACAATCCAAATTTCTTGTAAATTTCATGATGAACCATCCAGAAAGCATATTTCAAGATGTCAGAATAGTAGCTGATTTTGCTGGTATTGAACGTTTCGTTACCGGATTCTGCCAGTAA